TTAATAATTCCTCTATGTACAGCTGCACTACAAATTGAAGAATCATCGGTATAAGTATCTGTTCCCCATACAGAACCGATACTACCATTTGGTGAACAATCAAAGGTAAAATCTTGGTCTAAGCGTCCACGTAGATTCGCTGCACTTGTACCCCATCCTAATAATAAAACTTGTGGTTGAGTAACTATCGGTGTTCCTTGTGCAGTCAGAAAAATAAAACTCCCTTGCCAACTGCCGTAACCCTGAGTACTAACTCCATTTCGGTTAGTCCCATTATAAAAGTTTTCTCCAGGACGAATTCTCATGGTGATTTTTCCACCATTTCTGGCTGTAATTAACCCTGCATGAACAGCTGCACTACAAATCGAAGAATCATCTGTATAAATATCTGTTCCCCATACAGTTTTTACTGCACCACCAGATGGACAGATAAATGTAAAATCTTGGTCTAAACGTCCACGGAGATTACCAGCATTTGTTGCCCAATCTATTTGCTCCATAGTAATTAATGGTGATTTTCCTGGAGATTGAGCTATGGCAGAATCAAGAATAGCTATTGATAATGCAAGAAAAATTATAGTTGGATAAATTCTTGTTCTCATCTTTATCTCCAATTTTATCAACAGAGTAATATTTCTGATAAGTGAAAAAAATAGACAAATTATTCTGATACTAAATCTCGTTCTGTCGTGATAGTTTCAGGATAATGAGATTGCTTCCCTCCGCTCGCAATGACAGTACAGATGCTACTATTTCTGACAGCAACTTAGTATGAGTCGATATCAGATGATAATAGTTACTTTAAATCAAGTAAACCTTCTTCTTTCAACTTCGGATTAAATCTAATTTGTGCTTGTAATCCTCGTGCTGCTAAAACTGCCAGAATTTCTGCTTCTACTCGTCTGGCAACATTCTTTAATACTTTCATTTTTGCTAGGTCATCATTCATCGG
The Calothrix sp. 336/3 DNA segment above includes these coding regions:
- a CDS encoding LCCL domain-containing protein; amino-acid sequence: MRTRIYPTIIFLALSIAILDSAIAQSPGKSPLITMEQIDWATNAGNLRGRLDQDFTFICPSGGAVKTVWGTDIYTDDSSICSAAVHAGLITARNGGKITMRIRPGENFYNGTNRNGVSTQGYGSWQGSFIFLTAQGTPIVTQPQVLLLGWGTSAANLRGRLDQDFTFDCSPNGSIGSVWGTDTYTDDSSICSAAVHRGIINTKNGGRVKIKILPGATSYQGTNRYGVSSQNYGSWQGSFTFLK